One genomic window of Bacillus mycoides includes the following:
- the glcT gene encoding glucose PTS transporter transcription antiterminator GlcT has translation MSNYLEIKKVLNNNVIIASHPEHEEVVVIGKGIGFGKKAQDVLEQEQIEKMFVLKNERDREQYKLLVPHVSEKLIELMNDIMLYIQEKAESPLNEHIHIALTDHISFAIKRLKQGLTIDNPFLVETKMLYPEEYEIAEGVVQLLNSRLQIILPEGEVGFIALHIYSSLTNSDLSSVNQNSRLIAQLVSLIEINLQITLDQESIHYLRLIRHLQYAIERVKKGEKVEEAQSFADLLKLEYPVCYNLAWKLVKVMQNELQLPVYEAESIYLTMHLQRLVKAEHV, from the coding sequence ATGAGTAATTATCTAGAAATTAAAAAAGTTTTAAATAATAATGTCATCATTGCTAGCCATCCTGAACACGAGGAAGTAGTAGTGATCGGTAAAGGAATTGGATTTGGAAAAAAGGCTCAAGATGTGTTGGAGCAAGAACAAATTGAGAAAATGTTTGTTTTAAAAAATGAACGTGATCGAGAACAATACAAACTTTTAGTGCCACATGTGAGTGAAAAGCTAATTGAATTGATGAATGATATTATGTTATACATTCAAGAAAAAGCGGAGTCTCCATTAAATGAACATATTCATATCGCTTTAACAGATCATATTTCTTTTGCAATTAAAAGGCTAAAACAAGGACTTACAATAGATAATCCTTTTTTAGTTGAAACGAAAATGCTATATCCAGAGGAATATGAAATTGCTGAAGGAGTTGTGCAACTTTTAAATTCTCGTTTGCAAATTATATTGCCAGAAGGAGAAGTTGGCTTTATCGCACTCCATATTTACAGCTCGCTTACAAACTCTGATTTATCTTCTGTTAATCAAAATTCCCGTCTTATTGCACAACTTGTGTCTTTAATTGAGATAAACCTACAAATTACATTAGACCAAGAAAGCATTCATTATTTACGCCTTATTCGTCATTTGCAATATGCTATTGAACGGGTGAAAAAAGGAGAAAAAGTAGAAGAAGCACAAAGTTTTGCTGATTTATTAAAATTAGAATATCCAGTTTGTTACAATTTGGCATGGAAGCTAGTCAAAGTAATGCAGAACGAATTACAACTTCCTGTTTATGAAGCGGAGAGTATTTATTTAACGATGCATTTACAACGATTAGTGAAAGCAGAACATGTGTAA